The DNA window ATTGACTATTCATAGCTATTACGAATAAAAAACATCATATATATGGACCAAACTGAAACTAGATTAGGTCACTCCTCATGTATGGAATTTGATATGCAAGGCATGGGGGAAAAAGATATTCTTGTTTTTACACAGAGATAGCTGGCATCTTATCCAAGTTATTTTCTAGTATTTTTTATCAACTTATAATATACACCCAACTGAAGTGATGTTGGTCTCTTGCAAAAATTTAGCCTAGCCAAAGTCATCCATATAATAGCTTAATACTCGCACTTTactacatataaaaaattgggtgctctgCTGTCATGCTTTTGAACACCATACATGAAGGTTCTTGACGGGGTCCTGGTCAAGATTAAGGAGTAGAAGCTCATCCAGAAGGCAAAATAGCTAAATGGGGCAGAAATGAGCTCATATTGGTAATTTAAAGAAAACCCATATGTAAtgccaaaaaatgaaaaaggagaCATCCCAAGTCATGAGAAAATGAAATGTTAACTATGAACGAGACATGTTAATCCAATTTGATTGTGTGTTCAAAATCATTTGAGCTGAGGATCTTTCAAAAACAACATCTCTACCTCCATGAGATAGTGGTAACTACCTCCACGAGATAGTGGTAAGGTCGGCGTACACTGTACCcttcccagaccccacttgtgggattttactgggtatgttgttgttgttcaaaataattagtcaGTGGAAACAGAACCAAAGTTCCAATCCAACACCACAATACACTGTGCTGAGCATCTACTTTgactgccacataaattaggcTGCGCTATTCAGCAGAATTAAGCTTTCGATGCCACTTAAGAATACATCAAAATGCCTTCAAAAGGAGTGATATGTGGTATTAAGCAGGCCAAGTGTAACTGAAAAGCCAATTAAATAACTACCACTTACAGATAACAGAGAAATTTATTTACCTTCACAAAAGGTTGATCTCTACCAGGAAAAGAATCAATAAAGCTATCTTTTAACAGTATTGAAACCTACAAAATAATAAGAGAAGATTAATGGACTCAGACTACTCTTTTCCAGATCAACATACCAAAAGATTGTGGGGGTCAAATGGAAACCCGACATACCCGGTCACTGTTTGACTGTACACTAGTTATTGTATGAGACCTCAAATCTGAACAAAGAGACTCCAAATAGCGCCGCAAAACAGTCAAGAATTGTGTTGCAGCTTCAGCCTGGAGATAAGTCATAGTTtaacaacaaaaacataaaaggaGAAAAGCATAGGGGAAGAATTAAAACAATTCAGAAAGGGCAGCTGTCACACAAGCACCATTTTTACAATCAACTAGCCcgtacataaaaaaaaattctcattatattttttgaCCTGATCATAACACATTTTTTGAGGGTGAATAAAGTACTTTTTACTTTAATTGaccaaagaaaaaggaaataatttgGGCTGTACATGGCGAAAGGATAGCAATCATCATGATATTATAGTGATACAACATGCAACACTCCCAATATAGTTCAAATTGATATGTTTCCAAAATAAAGTTACATTGCCCTTTCTTATCCTCGCTTGAAATAGACTGCACTGTTCATATGGTTTCAAATTCCTCATCATTGTCACCAGGGGCAGAAGACAGGAAGGGCCAGAAAATTTCACTGGTTTATATgtgataaaaattatttttatgtatatataatagcGCTATTGAATCCCCTTTGGCTTCTTCGTGTGTttaattcttcatattttgaacccccttggTGAAAATGTTGGTTCTACCACTGCTTGCCACATCTTAATTCAGACTTACGCTTGTAAAGGTGCAAGTGAAGATAGAAGATAAAACTAAATATGTGACTGGCTGGTTAAGCTCCATTTATTCAAAATAAGGTTTCGAAAAAGTGACATTTCTTTTAGCAGATTTAAACTATGTTTTATGGATAACTTTTCAAATCTTTTCAACTGCATTAGCTTTTCAAAAAGTCCTCGGCCATTCtgcaaaatattttgaacttgaaGAACTACAGGGAACCATAAGTAAATATCTACTACTGGTCCTAGACTTAGAGCATGTGTTTCATTGActacattttttaataattcagGCAGAAGACAGACAACTCATTCCCAAGCCATTTGAATCCTTTCAGTAGATTATTAGCAGCTTAACACCTAGTTGAAGAAGGAGTGAACAGGTTAGAGTGTATTATGTTATTTCACTTTTAATGTAATAAGGAGTATGTAAATGAGGCAGAATCACGGGAAAAAGTGATACACTATAATGTATACTCAAATTTGGACCATTGGAAAAAAAGTTAATGACTTCACAGTGACATAACAGGAAAAAAATTCCAGGGTATTCAAATCTCAGGCAAAGCACTACATTACAAAAAGTTGAATGACAGATACCTGTACTTCATTGCATCTGTATATAGGGCGCCGTTGAGCAACAGATTCTTCACATGACAATCTGGCATGGATTGGCCGCAGTTCTGATAGAAGCTGCTTACGTCTAGGAAGTAGAGGCAAGTAACAAGATTTTATCTGCAgccccaacaaaaaaaaataacaagatgaaaatttgaaagcTAAGACAACCAAGTTTTAGCAATATTGAGAAGAATTACATTAAACAGCATCAGAAATATAGAGAATAACTTATACGCTCTTGGAAAGCACAAGtaagaaaaatacaaagtatCTTCGTATCTGACACCAATAGTATGGAAATGATCAACTGATGAACTTCACTTAATATAATCATTTAGAAATTGTTAAACAAAAGACGAAACCATAATAGTAAGGGTCTAGACTaataaaaaggagaaagaagaaacatTTCGTGGAGGGGCAAAGTTCTCGAGAGAAAATTTGCAGAATCTACTTACCAGATAAACTAAATACTTCCATGAACTATAACTATTATGAACTAACCTGATCTTTGGTTACATTAACACGGACAAGATTAACACTTCTCATCTTCAAATCAGTTGGTTTGTGCTGCAGCCCAACCTGTCAATCATTGGTCACAAAGAAGACAGTGGAATTGAGAATATGATTTGCAGTTTCTCCTCCGAGTACAAAACAGAAATTCAAAGGCTGAATTTATTGACactgttaaattaggtcttaagcctaactcacaccccaaaagctagctcaaatgGAGGAGGAttcccaagccttataaggagtccacccatctcattaactaccaatgtgggactttttgtcattctttaacaccccacttcacgcccagtgcttagcatctggtgcgtggacaattttgatttttggggGTCCCAACATTGGGTGAGATGGGCCCTGCTTTGATGCCATGtgaaattaggtcttaggcctaactcacaccccaaaatcTAGCTCCCATCTCATTAACTACCAATGTGGActttttgtcattctttttaacaccccacctcacgtCCAGTGCTTAGCTTACTTATAAAAATAGCCTATCAAAGATTCTTTTTAACACTTATTGGCAAAGGGAACAAAGACATAACATAGTAAATTTCAATGTTCCTGTCTTCAAGCCCTTCAGTTCTAAAGAAAGAATAGTTCCTAATCCaactgaaaaataataaagggATGCCTgaacattttttccttttttcaaccACATATGATTTGGAAGGAGATATCAGCTAGTATAACTTAAAAGATTTTACATTATCTTACATGGACAATAGGCAGGCAACACAAAACTATTCTCAAACTTCCCACTTTAAGNATTAAttaccaatgtgggactttttgtcattctttaacaccccacctcacgcccagtgcttagcatctggtgcatggacaattttgatttttggggGTCCCAACATTGGGTGAGATGGGCCCTGCTTTGATGCCATGtgaaattaggtcttaggcctactCACACCCCAAAATCTAGCTTCCATCTCATTAACTACCAATGTGGACTTTTTGTCATTcttttaacaccccacctcacgtCCAGTGCTTAGCTTACACGTAAATGTGAAAGAACATTAATGCGGACGTCAAACAGATACTAAAATCAGAAGAGAAAGAGCAGGCATATTCATTTGACTGATTCAGGCACTTAATTGACTCGTCTAGTACAATAAACCGAATATATAGCATAAGTTATAGTTAGACAATCTTAAGATTGCAATAGAACTGTAGCAGAACTTCACAAAGTAGAAGCGTGAGAAAACATGTAAGAAACTCACAATGAAAGGTACGGGAGCATCAAGAAAATCCAGCATCTTCCCAGGCAAAATCTGATAAAAAACAAAGtcaattgatgattgtaacttgaggagaagaagaaatatgggGAGTACAACATTCAGTATTATGACCattaaaatcatgaaataaGATAGTTAAACACATAAATTGCTGCATAGTAAAGTTCTCGTGTAATTCAGTATCAATGTACCATGAGCAGCTTTCTATATCACAAATGGTTTACGGTTCAATCTCCAGCATatccttaatgctgaggaatacaacgttaccaattttaaaaaaagggtttACGGTTCAATGCATGTTTTGCATCAAAGTTATTATGCTCACATCATTGAAGGGCCGTGTGAAATTCAAGGGGTAAATTCTCCTCACCCATAAGCTGTTGGCGATATTGTGTACTTGATCTATTAGATTTAATTTATCCTAATACATCTACAAATATGAATATTGCACATTTGAGTTCCAACTTCCAAGTAATGTGTTGAGTCCCACATTGGTGGGCATAGGAaaatttggtctccttatatggtcttggacaatcctcccctcatgagctagcgtTTGGGTTGAGTTAGGTCCAAGATGCATTTCTTTCATATTGAATGTGAGTACAGATTTGTAAAGACACACATGCACGCACACAGATATGTACATACAATGTTCTCCAATGATCAGAAATGGAAGTAAAGTCTAAACAATTCCAATATTAGTAATTAACTAATTATCATACCTGATAACGACATCTTTTACGAGGTTTTCTTTGAATACCAATATTTGAACAAAATTTTAGTAGATTTACTCTGTACAATCAAGCATATGGACTGGCTGAAACCTACTACCATAATAGAATTTGGAAACTTGTCCCTTGTTTCATACAAGagagattttgaatttgatatatttctcttcatattttatttttttatgacaataTATTTCTCTTCATATTTAAGACAGTAGAAAATTTTTGTGAAAGTATAGAGCTGGAGCAAACATACACAAAAGACATCATCCATGAAAGAAAAAGAGGCATGTGAAAATATCCAACCTCATGACTAAACAGTGGTAGACAACTCTTTTCCTTACGTGATCATTAATGatttaagagtaaattttagcTTCGTACAAGGCTCTAACAAATAAGAAACCAGAGGAACTGGAAACTCTATGATTGAAGGTTAAGGAATATAGTCGTCTTACTATCTTCAATGTGCTGTTGAACTTTAGGACATCATATCTCATTAACAAATAAGAAACACAGTTGGAATGCTTTGTTAATTACAGAGTTCCCACTTTTATTTTGGCAATTACTCATCCTCTTATCTTTGTATTCCTTATCAATAAAATTCACTTTCCTATTAAAGAAAATTCAGATTCATACCTAAGTTCTCAATTCATTTTCAGGTTCTTCACGTTACCTTTTGAATTCATAACTTAATTCTGTTTCAGATAATgttaagaagaaattaaaattgatgtaCTACGAGGATGAATTTCTCATTGTATTGCATGGGTTACTATAAGTTCATGAATGATTAGCTTAACATTTCACAAGTAGGACTACAGTGCTCCCTCTCTAAAAGCTAGTCTATCAAAATCCATATTTCATATCCTAAAGTTTGCATTTCCCTGCACAACTACTTAATTCATTTATACTTCGGAGAATCCCAAAATAAGAAATGCAACTCATAATCTTGTCAACAAGTCCTGGCAGGTTTTTATACATATAAACTAAAGAGTTTATTCAACTAGAATCCCATAACGTAAGGAAAAACATGCAATCAAGCATTCAATATCACCAAGGGGAAGACAAATAGTTGTGAACAAGCAACATTCCTGTACAGAGTGAAAATTAAATGACAAGTACAGGTACTCATTCAAACACCCATTAATCTATTGAACATTTAAAATAAGATTCAATGGTGGTACATCACAGTAAATATCAACGAAGATTACTGACATTAAATACGAGACTGTGAAGTAATAGCTATGATACAGAACGTACAGGTAAGAATAAACTCTGCCATTGAAATGGGCGAATAATGGGAATCAGAGACAGCACCACAGCAGATAGAACACCCTGTACTTGTtgcaaaataagaaaatgaatgaGGCCCTGACGTAGGACAGATTTTGCATGTTCAGGAAACTCAAGAAATACCAAACGCATATGGATTCCAAGATAAATCACAAATTACCAAATTGGGGCACACAATAACCACTTGTTTTTCGAGAAGCACCCCAGTGATTAAGGCCAATATCTGAAAGAGGAATTACTTGTCAAACAGAATAATGAATGTCATGTGAAGTTCACAATCAAATGCAATGAAATTTATGAAGTGCATACACTTCTAGGAGGCCAAGCATCCATGCTGATCACATAGAGGACACACACAGGTCAGATGATTAGATGTGACCAGAttgttttagttatttaacTACATGGCAATGATAGACATGCACATGTCCTAATCGTGTCTCAAACTTGTCAAAAGATGGAACTTCTGTTTTGATACATTATAAAGTTTTTTATTGATATTACACTGTAATGGTATCAAAAACATGTCGAATATATCAAACTGCCTCAGCCAAAGTTCTCCGTCTCATCAGCGTAACTATCTATACGATATGGAATTCTTTATTTAAAGATGGAGATGTTccccacttagtgggatttcactgggtatgttgttgttgtaaagaTGGAGATGTTAAAAGAGGCAActccctttttctcttttcttgttTGTGCTTTTTTTCCCGTAATAACAGTTGAAGATCCAAGCAAACAATTTCCAAAGGTTCCAACTTCCTCCCTCAAGGAAATGAAGCGTTCTTGTGTACACTTTTGGGTACATTGAAGATGGGAATCCATGTGCATATGACATAATACACAAACACCTATCTACATACATAATACCTGTATGAATAGATAAATACATAGTGCGGTTGTATGTAAACATGCAGTTTTGTGTATACAGGCATAGTTTGCTCAAGTAAGTATATTTATGTAGGCAATTTTTTAGAGAAGTGTCTACCTCATATTTTGACCCAGAGAATGTTCGTGTTTTCATTGATAAAGCTTAGAAACTAAAACAGGACCAATTACTTCATTTAATCTTTATTGGGGATTATATTCGTcgaataataattaacaactctCCATGGTTCAACAAAAACTTGTTTGTAGTGGTTACTAATGCAAAAAAGAGACTGGTAATAAACCGAAAAGAAGATGAAGTCGTGCCTCAAAGGTCATACATCTGAGTCAACTGCAACTGAAACATGACATGATACTTATAACATCTAATGTAACTAAACTGTAGAACGAAAAATATACTACTAGCTAAAAACTAAATGATACATGAGTTAACACTAAAAACTTACTTTCAACCATCCACTcctaagaaaaataatagttcAATAAAATCATAACTAAACCTGACTGTGATGCTTGATAACTGATTAAAGTTAATTAATGGAAACAAAATTTGGTTGGCCTAGTAAATGATGTGTCAGGTCAGCTTAAAATAAGGTTGCACCACTTCCTGTTTAACCACCCAGGTTAAATAAGTTCAAAGAAATAGAAACACTTTGCTTGAAGATGGTTATGGGAGTATGTTGGGAATTGGCAAGCCAAGTAGTCGACAGTTAAGAACTATTGAGCCAGGAAAATCTTACAGTCTCAATTGAAAGTGAACGACATATTGTTGCAGCTGTCCATATAGATAGTCCAACAGCTTCCTCAGCAGCGGCTAAATGGAAATTTACCTAAGAAAATAATAACTGCCATCATTTAGAAAGGAAGAATTTCAATTCCAAGAAACGAATTAGAAATGATCTAACCTTTGCAATATCATCTGGATTATTCATACTTGTACCCAGATGTTTCTCACAAATTCCAAGTTCACAAACTGAAATTCTCTCGTATTGAATAGCCTGCAGATGTTCGAGTGGCTGAAAAGTGATCTTACTTCCTCGTGGTGGAAGAGACAAAGAATGATAACTACAAACTATTTGCAGCAAATCATTCTTATTCTCCTACAAAAGAGACCAATTAAGTAATTAGAGGAGGTGGGAACTCATAGGTGAGTAAAACACTAACATGAATTTCTGTGGGTGGAAAAGAAGACTACAGACCCTAGCCCACTCCAGTATCATCTCACACCCGGCATCCTTGTCATTGCTGAAAAATAAGTCATCATCTTCCTCCTCGGATGCCATACTTCTTGCTGAACTGCCAAAAGAAAACAGCTTATTGACTAATTTAAATTGAGTGGTACAATATGAGGAGAAATGTGTATTTATGGTCTACATATGCTGGATAACAGACAAAGATGAAACAAGAAGAATACAATAATGCTCCATTCAACaagaaaggggaaaaaaattaaaagatatggCTATTCAGGAAAGAAATAAGGGGCACCTAATACCAGAATTTTAGGTCTGGTTTGTATGGGCTTATAGCTTATGGTTTATAAGCAATAAGCCATAAGTTTgggcttatttttgttattttgacttaaaagcacTTCTTTATTTTACCCAAACACTACAAAAGTGCTTAAAAACATCTaaaataagccaatccaaacaagCTCTTAAGTCAACTCAACTATCCTTGtaatagaagaaagaaaacgAATTTAAAAGTTTGACCACCTAAATAAGGATTCAAAGCTTCCAAGGCGCTCCAATGAATGGACTTTTGAGAAGACAAAAGGCCCACTCTCAGGGGTTCGGTAATTGTCTTGAATTCCATAAACCCTTTCAGTAGTATCAGATCGAATTTCTGAAGCTTCAGAGCCACAATCATCAACATAAAGGATGTTCCTTCCCCCATCCTTACCAAATCCTCTTGTTTGACTATGATCTGATGCCTCACTGGCAGTGACACTTACAGGTGAAGAAACTTCCCACTTTGATGATGATGACGGAACCTCATCGTCTGAGATTATCCCAGCTGCAGCAGCAGTAAGAGCAATTGCACTGTCAACTGGTATTGCAGAAGATGTCCAATCTGCTTCATCATCCCTATAAGAGGAATCAACGCTTGCATTTGATGCATCAATCATTTTCGATGCAGAGGGGATAAAATCAGTGAGATTTATTTCACTAACAAAATGTGTTATCCTATTTAGGCGCTCTTGTGCAATTACACTGCATTCAAATGAATATAATATAGTCAATGGCATAGAATATTCAATATTCATCTTTATCCATACCAGTGAACAGCTGATGAAAAGAAATTCAGCGCTAACCTGTTCAACATCTCGTAGTGCAATTCAAATAAAGGAAATCTAGTCAAAAGACAATAACAGCGAGGTGCAGAAACCAAAAACCGACTGCGACCAATTGATGACTGGGAAGGGGGTGATGAAGAAACATAGATAGCTGGTGGTCTCTGAACAATTTCTGGTACATGTAAACATACACCATAAAGGGTAGCATTGTCTGCCACCTGATGAAAAGCACATACTGTAATTTCAACATTTTACAGGAACTAATATGAACTCACAGGCAGATAGACAACCAAACATAAAACACAAGGGAAAAGAAGGCAAAAATCAAAAGCTAGCAAAAAACCTAAGGTACACCACATATAGCAAATAGAGAAAATCATCTCCAAGAAAACAAGACGAGCAATAAATACAAACAGTAGAGGAAACAGGTTACGTGCCCTTCACTTAGAGTAGTCAATCGGTATAACTCATAATCCAGTCCAGCATGACCAAACAAAGCTTATTGAAATTGATCGACACTTcatcaaagaaaaagttatgAGTGGTATCTTAAGTTTGTTCCATGTATCATCAGAAAAGCAATTAGCTGATGTGTTTAGCAAAGGTCTCAACAAATGAACTTTCCATGCACTAGTTTGAAAGTTTGGCATGTTGGGACATCTTTGAACCAACTTGAGGGGGAGAGTTAACAGATTGATTCCCTAGCTTAATTGTAGGAGtagattaatatatattgatggTAATTGATTATGTagtattttctttccttatttagtCGTAGGACTTATTGTATAAGTACTCATTCTCATGGGATGTAAAATCATCAAGAAATACAAAGAAGTCTTTTCTTCTTGTTGAAATCTTCATTCTTTCATCTGATAACAGTGGCTAATAGGCGGAGAAACTTTCATAGAGTCATTGGAAATGGGTTGGTAGTCATTGAGGGGGAGGAGGAGATAAAAATGGCAATAGTGGATTTCTATGAACGTTTGCATAGGGAGCAAGTGAATTGAAGAGCTCTGTCAGGAGGGTGAGTTTAATCACATGTGAAAGGgggaaaaaaattatgtgtcatTGATTGAAAACCCCAAAAGTAGAAGTTCCACAATGAtctaagggaaaattgtatagcACAGAAGAAAACATATGTCAAGTACTCAATAAAGTCACTACCAAAAGTATAAAATTGTCATtaggaaagaaaatgaagaattaatgtACTTATAAAGCACCGAAGAGCACAACACCAGAGttctcaatcaatcaactaagtGTTAATCCCAAACCAAAGGTCAtgtatttagaaaattatttgaGCTTACCTTGAGAGAAAATACGAACGATGAATCATCTCTGCCTAAATGCTCCTGagataaaggaaaaataagttatttctACAAAGAGAACTCCATGTTTACTggttaattaaataaaatggtGCAAAAAGCATTATAATTTCAGGAAGGATCCTAAAAAATTGTTGTACTGGACCTGCCCGTAGACCAGTTCATTTAATTCACTAAATGACGGTGTCCTTTCCATCACATGTGCCTGTATTACAAAGAAAACACATGATGAGAGAGAACTCTTTTTTTTGGAACCTAAACAATGTAGATCTCATACAAATATAGGTGAAGTAAATGCTGAATTGTCACCATACAGATCATTACTCTGAAATAACAACTTAGCCCTGCACTCAATATACTTCTCCACTAGAATTTGTAACACAGCGTCAGCAGATAGGTACCCTCAGACTTCATTTTATCTTCTAATCTCCAGATATAGGAATCTCCTTCCTTGTACATATACCATTCCTTCCCATATTAGTGATTATCTTTAATTGGTTATGACCCTTTTTGGGATAACAATTTCATTGATGTAATGCTAAGTTCCCTGCATGCTTATAGTTATTTGTCACCCTACCTCAAGGCATTTTCTATTTGCAACTGTCCGTCACAATATTACTGACTGATATATTTGATACAAGTAAACAAGAGAACATGCATGCAAGATAGAAAATTAATTCGACTATAAGGAATAATGTTGGGAAGTAGAATGCCTTAAGTTACACCTTGACACCTCCAGGAAAGCAAAATGCTGCCAAATCCTTCAAACGCATAGCGAGCTTCTTTCCAGGAGGATATTTAAAGAGTACCTGGGAGACAGAGGAAAGTAAAAGGAGGATAATACTAAGGCAAGAAAATGTATCATATCATATAACTTAGATATAAGTAAATTATTGGAGCCAAAAATGGatattttacatatatacacacaGTGACGATGTACAACCAATAAATTTCATCCATCATACATCATGATGGAACTCAAGCAGTCTTGAACAATAACACACAACATCTTGAGGATTACTTAGAGTTACATTCCACAGCTAAGAGGAAGAAAAgtataataagaagaaaatacaaTGGACACTGATTAGATATAAGAAGACAATGCACTTGGAAACAAAAAGTAGTAGTCAATCACATAAGAAAAGTGTGCCACTTTTACCAGAATAACAGCATCAACTGTTAACCTAATAGCAATGAAAGGAAAAAATGCATCTTGCCAacttaaagagaaaaaaaaagaatctgatcttcaatataatatttgagGAAATAAAAAGTATACCTGGAATGTCAATGCCCAAGCCCATGGCTTAAAACTATTAAGCAAAATACCAACTTATAGTAATATAACATATGAATTGCAACTCACAAATAGAAGCTCGAAAAAGGGGAATCAATAAGCGTGAACCTTTTTGCTTGGTAACAATCTGAAATCATATCTAAAATAAACTTGTACCACAAAATAGGTTTGACCATGTTTTGAGAGAAAAAAgcatttattcaatttttttctctatgaCTAACAAGCTGAAGGACCGCACCGATGTCTCTAGTACTGAATTAATTTGGGATGTGAAATAAAGTTggatttaaattattttattaattatgagTAAGCTATCTATTTTCCGAACATACTAATCATTAAAGCATCTTTCGGGATACTAATAGCGCCGCACCGCCCGCCCGCCCGCCCCAAGAAAACTCAAACCAAAACCAGGAgcccaaaagtgactactttaTTCCCATGATGACTTGAATCCACAGCCTAAGGTTGAAGCTTGACGGTCCTTACCACTATGCTATCCCTTGTCACATAACTGCCCCATGTTTAATAAGCAGAATTTGACTTCTAAACCATAAATATGCAAAATTATGCAAGTACACAAACCTGAGGTTCTAGAGATGGAACTGAAGGACCACAATTTGAAAGCATTCTGAAATCCACCATGTCAGATGTTTCTAACTGTACTTCCCATTTCTTTCTCCTGGCAAATGCATCCTCGACATCCTCAAGATTAGCATCTGGATGAAGACCGACGATAACAAAGTGCTCAAAAATCGAATCGAGCTCCTTATATTTCTTATAATCCTGCACagaatttttgtgtttttgtaaaatatgATTCTCCGAATTTCAATAGCAATCTAATATGTCAGAGCTGAAGGCTAGTTTCAATCCAACTATTACTCCCAAGAGGGGAATGCCCATAAGTGATATGTGCAGAGCATATAAGCTGGTCATAGGTACTTCATACTTGTGTATCAAAATATATGGAAATTTAGTAAAGTTATCCTCGTGATTTGAGTTGATATATCAAAATGGTGCATCTCTTCTTTATCTCACTATCTCTTgtctaaaattttcattatcGTGTTTAATAAACTCAACATGATTTTAGTCTTTACCCCTTCTTTCTTAATCATTCTAATTTGTATGATAGGACATAGAGGTGGTCGCAGGAGTCTCTTCCTATGTTAAATACTACAGGTCAAAGCAAGAGTAATTTATATATTACCCTCTCATGATTTTCCACCCTAAACTAAGAAACAAAGTCTCAAATATGTGAGTTTAAATCTACTCAAATCCtgttgtaattttgaaaattatgaatttgatgacCAAAAAAAAGGAACTACAGGGAAAAAGGAACATAGAACTGTATATGCCAAAATGCAACACATTATTCTCCATGTTGCCTCAAAGAGTTTTAAAAAGCAACTTACTTTTAAAAGAAGTTGAGGGTAAAAAAACAGGATGTCTGGAAAGCTAAATCACAGGCAAGAAAAAAGCAGGAAATATACTTTATTTCAGA is part of the Solanum stenotomum isolate F172 chromosome 8, ASM1918654v1, whole genome shotgun sequence genome and encodes:
- the LOC125874290 gene encoding uncharacterized protein LOC125874290 isoform X1, translated to MKEGNGQEELPSSPYRVLQQISEEAVRVAGEALQNVYSSSSSKFSTTGVGHRRSRSEIVTSSVQRSGSNFTKWKSQMQKTLRNWGSTSQEDSSFLSFNPEVLANQKRQWYQLHSKTSDYKKYKELDSIFEHFVIVGLHPDANLEDVEDAFARRKKWEVQLETSDMVDFRMLSNCGPSVPSLEPQVLFKYPPGKKLAMRLKDLAAFCFPGGVKAHVMERTPSFSELNELVYGQEHLGRDDSSFVFSLKVADNATLYGVCLHVPEIVQRPPAIYVSSSPPSQSSIGRSRFLVSAPRCYCLLTRFPLFELHYEMLNSVIAQERLNRITHFVSEINLTDFIPSASKMIDASNASVDSSYRDDEADWTSSAIPVDSAIALTAAAAGIISDDEVPSSSSKWEVSSPVSVTASEASDHSQTRGFGKDGGRNILYVDDCGSEASEIRSDTTERVYGIQDNYRTPESGPFVFSKVHSLERLGSFESLFSSARSMASEEEDDDLFFSNDKDAGCEMILEWARENKNDLLQIVCSYHSLSLPPRGSKITFQPLEHLQAIQYERISVCELGICEKHLGTSMNNPDDIAKVNFHLAAAEEAVGLSIWTAATICRSLSIETILALITGVLLEKQVVIVCPNLGVLSAVVLSLIPIIRPFQWQSLFLPILPGKMLDFLDAPVPFIVGLQHKPTDLKMRSVNLVRVNVTKDQIKSCYLPLLPRRKQLLSELRPIHARLSCEESVAQRRPIYRCNEVQAEAATQFLTVLRRYLESLCSDLRSHTITSVQSNSDRVSILLKDSFIDSFPGRDQPFVKHFVDTQLFTVLSDARLSSYENE
- the LOC125874290 gene encoding uncharacterized protein LOC125874290 isoform X2 — translated: MKEGNGQEELPSSPYRVLQQISEEAVRVAGEALQNVYSSSSSKFSTTGVGHRRSRSEIVTSSVQRSGSNFTKWKSQMQKTLRNWGSTSQEDSSFLSFNPEVLANQKRQWYQLHSKTSDYKKYKELDSIFEHFVIVGLHPDANLEDVEDAFARRKKWEVQLETSDMVDFRMLSNCGPSVPSLEPQVLFKYPPGKKLAMRLKDLAAFCFPGGVKAHVMERTPSFSELNELVYGQEHLGRDDSSFVFSLKVADNATLYGVCLHVPEIVQRPPAIYVSSSPPSQSSIGRSRFLVSAPRCYCLLTRFPLFELHYEMLNSVIAQERLNRITHFVSEINLTDFIPSASKMIDASNASVDSSYRDDEADWTSSAIPVDSAIALTAAAAGIISDDEVPSSSSKWEVSSPVSVTASEASDHSQTRGFGKDGGRNILYVDDCGSEASEIRSDTTERVYGIQDNYRTPESGPFVFSKVHSLERLGSFESLFSSARSMASEEEDDDLFFSNDKDAGCEMILEWARENKNDLLQIVCSYHSLSLPPRGSKITFQPLEHLQAIQYERISVCELGICEKHLGTSMNNPDDIAKVNFHLAAAEEAVGLSIWTAATICRSLSIETIGVCVLCHMHMDSHLQCTQKCTQERFISLREEVGTFGNCLLGSSTVITGKKAQTRKEKKGVASFNISIFTTTTYPVKSH